From a single Lewinella sp. LCG006 genomic region:
- a CDS encoding gliding motility-associated C-terminal domain-containing protein, whose protein sequence is MRKALLSLLVFTTFLVLYALNDQPYSVENAANLTSETDYCGSNLTWQRLLQQQPHLLQQQEALEEAYYQNQQTAHLKTVVPPYTIPVVSHIVHQGGAENIPATSIDGNLYFSKRLNNQLFVIPNPNNFIPQQLIPGDIDLSTLQEPNIQLDGDPGTLVDQMDGCCPEDCDEPYVYFYGEDADYSGRTLLAYNEFIFVGGQRGDEALLTKMTPAGEVIWAQTMRPINNLPNVIVDLKIDSEGMLIGAGSALTGSNLGSFTFKINPDNGATVWTRTYTDPASDYFNVSDIFESPTNGDYIVLGTAFSNTNGLGCDAAFYSINRNDGDITSQRIHFHLGSCEGIEAAVINNNNFYVTGRYNFSGGGFNRMRPAITSFNSTGTAVWSRLYLVNVNQDARLYSSDISLDGPNNLVALAHGDDNGTAPDNNDFWIIRTNLVGGAQWAIKYTLPEPVDGKEILVVDNGYVILARARTSNNLYLTRVNGAGTVIWAKQLQNLTSIGAGDELVQIGNYLYLTAQHTGNTNTELALLRIDFETGSFPDACISNEDVEITQQFITSPYDGFNALSPYNTQVDGSSDFDLSPTLLAPLPISCAPPCGPEDCDNGIDDDGDGLVDCEDPDCDCEEICDNGIDDDGDGLVDCDDPELANDCCCYVPPVLELGENIVVCENGVFVLDAGPGFTSYQWSDLTTEQTLTTTFPGEYSVTVTDQCGNTQSDTLLISVDPASAIDLGPDLTLCAGATLTLTADGFVTYEWFPESNFDCNTCPTVVFTTTVDTEIIVVGTNAAGCISTDTLLVTIDATQPGSFTSTGICPGESITFGDQTITEAGLYLDTVSTGTCLTIDSLEVALLETFNTEEDRTICAGQSTTIFGNEETEPGTYNMTFTASNGCDSTHTIVLSVEEEINTSEALAVCNGQSISIFGNEETAAGSYAMTFTSSSGCDSVHTIVLSLLDTFATSETLQVCEGESATIFGNEETDAGIYEMTFTAENGCDSTHTIILEVLETFATSEIVSTCEGTAIDIFGNPETAAGDYTMTFTAENGCDSIHTITLSLFELNNTEESVAICTGSTTDVFGEQVGDAGEYSMTFSDQNGCDSTHTITVQVLPTFATSEDLTTCEGTPIAIFGTPTTEAGSYSMTFAAENGCDSTHTINLTVLPTFSTSASIGICPGESAEVFGQTVDEAGEYSMTFTAANGCDSVHTITLIQLESITTSESIDDLCAGDSVEVFGETVTEDGVYQQTFTASNGCDSTHTITVTVLPTFTTTEEVFICDGESVEIFGQQTSEAGTYQETYTGSNGCDSTHVITLTEETFSGSAYIFPPCPSDPESWIVYINTNGNGGPYTVSWNGNVVVNNTINNIPVGEHTAIVTSANGCMYTVEFTIRPYNQPWWGLVAGPNCNNPQSGEIRIQTEPTDETLSFSLDGVNFSETPILSGLAEGDYTLYVKYGDRCVVTEPITVPGPETFSLALPEDQTIKWGESLAIEPTTDVGPGASYQWTPGSSLDCPVCEKVIAQPEETTRYFLKVTDQNGCTEVDDILVKVDRRIPYYVPNAFTPNNDGQNDYFTVYAATGVEEVQQMIIFDRWGGEVYVRTNFPPNREELGWDGRSRKQQVSPGVYVYYIELRLNTGEVVMVKGDVALIK, encoded by the coding sequence ATGCGTAAAGCATTACTCTCCTTGCTGGTCTTTACTACTTTTCTCGTTTTGTATGCCCTCAACGATCAGCCTTATTCGGTCGAAAACGCTGCTAATTTAACTTCTGAAACTGATTACTGTGGTAGTAATTTGACCTGGCAACGCCTATTGCAACAACAGCCCCATCTTCTCCAACAGCAAGAAGCACTGGAAGAGGCTTACTACCAAAACCAACAAACAGCTCATCTAAAAACGGTTGTTCCTCCTTACACCATCCCGGTTGTATCCCATATTGTCCACCAAGGGGGGGCGGAGAACATTCCCGCTACTTCGATTGACGGCAATCTTTATTTCTCCAAAAGACTCAACAACCAGCTCTTTGTTATCCCTAACCCCAACAACTTTATACCACAGCAGCTGATACCGGGAGACATTGATTTGTCAACACTGCAGGAACCCAATATTCAACTCGATGGAGACCCCGGCACACTGGTAGATCAGATGGACGGGTGTTGCCCCGAAGATTGTGACGAACCCTATGTCTACTTCTACGGAGAAGATGCAGATTACAGCGGGCGGACTTTACTGGCTTATAATGAATTCATCTTCGTTGGTGGCCAAAGAGGCGACGAAGCTTTGCTGACCAAGATGACTCCCGCCGGAGAGGTGATATGGGCACAAACCATGCGGCCGATCAACAACCTCCCCAATGTCATTGTAGACCTTAAGATAGATAGTGAAGGAATGCTTATCGGTGCTGGCAGTGCGCTTACGGGTAGTAATTTAGGCTCCTTTACGTTCAAAATTAACCCCGATAACGGTGCTACAGTCTGGACGCGCACCTATACCGATCCTGCAAGTGACTATTTCAACGTATCTGATATTTTTGAATCGCCAACCAATGGCGATTATATTGTACTAGGCACTGCGTTTAGTAATACCAACGGACTGGGCTGTGATGCTGCTTTTTACTCCATCAATCGTAATGATGGAGATATTACGTCTCAGCGTATCCACTTCCATTTGGGTTCCTGTGAAGGCATTGAGGCAGCAGTCATCAACAACAATAACTTTTACGTAACGGGGCGCTACAATTTTTCTGGTGGCGGATTCAACCGCATGCGCCCTGCCATTACCAGTTTTAACAGTACTGGGACAGCAGTTTGGTCACGACTCTACTTGGTAAACGTCAATCAGGATGCTCGTCTTTACAGCTCTGACATCAGCCTTGACGGTCCTAACAATCTGGTGGCACTTGCCCATGGAGACGACAATGGTACCGCACCAGACAACAATGACTTTTGGATCATTCGCACCAATTTGGTGGGCGGTGCCCAATGGGCGATCAAATACACCCTGCCCGAACCCGTGGATGGTAAAGAAATATTGGTAGTCGATAATGGCTATGTCATATTGGCCCGCGCCCGCACCTCCAACAATCTTTACCTTACTCGCGTAAATGGTGCTGGTACCGTCATTTGGGCGAAACAGCTCCAAAACCTCACCAGTATTGGTGCAGGCGACGAATTGGTTCAGATCGGCAACTATCTTTATCTCACCGCACAACATACGGGCAACACCAACACCGAGCTGGCCCTCCTACGCATTGATTTCGAAACAGGATCATTTCCTGATGCTTGTATCAGTAATGAAGATGTCGAGATCACACAGCAGTTTATTACCTCCCCTTATGATGGATTCAATGCCCTATCACCTTACAACACACAAGTAGACGGAAGCAGTGATTTTGACCTCAGCCCTACCCTACTCGCTCCATTGCCAATAAGCTGTGCTCCACCTTGCGGGCCAGAAGATTGCGACAACGGCATTGACGACGACGGCGACGGACTAGTGGATTGTGAAGACCCTGATTGTGATTGCGAGGAAATCTGCGACAACGGCATCGATGACGATGGCGACGGACTGGTAGATTGTGATGACCCTGAACTCGCTAATGATTGCTGCTGTTACGTGCCTCCGGTCCTTGAACTTGGAGAAAACATTGTGGTCTGTGAAAACGGCGTCTTCGTTCTGGATGCTGGCCCTGGCTTTACGAGTTACCAATGGTCGGATCTAACGACCGAGCAGACGCTCACCACCACCTTCCCCGGCGAATACAGTGTGACGGTCACCGATCAGTGCGGTAACACTCAGAGTGACACCCTCCTCATCAGTGTTGACCCAGCTAGTGCAATTGACCTAGGTCCTGACCTCACCCTTTGCGCGGGCGCAACCCTGACCTTAACCGCCGATGGTTTTGTGACTTACGAGTGGTTTCCTGAAAGCAATTTTGATTGTAATACCTGTCCGACTGTGGTATTTACAACAACAGTAGATACGGAAATTATCGTTGTAGGAACCAATGCTGCGGGCTGTATCAGTACCGATACGCTGTTGGTCACCATTGATGCCACCCAACCCGGCAGCTTCACGTCAACTGGTATTTGCCCCGGTGAATCGATTACCTTTGGTGATCAAACTATCACGGAAGCAGGACTCTATCTGGACACCGTCTCTACAGGAACTTGTTTGACCATCGACAGTCTGGAAGTGGCCTTGCTCGAAACCTTCAACACCGAAGAGGATCGTACCATCTGTGCCGGGCAGTCCACCACCATTTTTGGCAACGAAGAAACGGAGCCTGGCACTTATAACATGACGTTCACCGCAAGCAATGGCTGCGATTCGACACACACCATTGTTCTGAGTGTCGAGGAGGAAATCAATACCAGTGAGGCACTAGCGGTTTGCAATGGACAGAGTATCTCTATTTTCGGTAACGAAGAAACCGCTGCCGGATCTTACGCAATGACCTTTACCAGCAGTAGTGGTTGTGACTCTGTCCATACGATTGTCCTCAGCTTATTGGATACTTTTGCTACTAGCGAAACACTGCAGGTTTGTGAAGGGGAAAGTGCAACGATTTTCGGCAACGAAGAGACAGATGCGGGGATCTACGAAATGACTTTTACCGCCGAAAATGGATGTGATTCTACCCATACCATTATCCTGGAAGTTTTAGAAACGTTCGCTACCAGTGAAATAGTGAGCACTTGTGAAGGTACCGCCATCGACATTTTTGGCAACCCTGAAACAGCGGCGGGGGATTACACGATGACCTTCACCGCCGAAAATGGATGTGATTCTATCCATACGATTACCCTAAGTCTCTTTGAGCTCAACAATACCGAAGAGTCCGTAGCTATTTGTACTGGAAGTACGACGGATGTTTTTGGAGAGCAGGTCGGCGATGCCGGCGAATATAGCATGACCTTCAGTGATCAAAACGGCTGTGATTCAACGCATACGATCACCGTTCAGGTACTCCCCACCTTTGCTACCAGCGAAGATTTGACTACTTGTGAAGGAACGCCTATTGCTATCTTTGGTACACCAACGACCGAAGCGGGTAGTTACAGCATGACCTTTGCCGCCGAAAACGGTTGTGACTCTACCCATACCATCAACCTGACCGTACTGCCTACCTTTAGTACCAGTGCCAGCATTGGGATTTGCCCCGGCGAAAGTGCCGAAGTATTCGGCCAAACCGTAGACGAAGCAGGTGAATACAGTATGACCTTTACCGCCGCCAATGGCTGTGATTCGGTGCATACCATTACCCTTATTCAATTGGAAAGCATTACGACCAGCGAATCCATTGATGACTTGTGTGCAGGAGATAGTGTAGAAGTTTTTGGTGAAACCGTCACAGAAGATGGGGTCTATCAACAAACTTTCACGGCGAGTAACGGCTGTGACTCCACCCATACCATCACCGTTACCGTCCTGCCAACCTTCACGACTACGGAAGAAGTATTCATTTGCGATGGCGAGAGTGTGGAAATATTCGGTCAACAGACCAGTGAAGCAGGCACCTACCAAGAGACCTACACCGGTAGCAATGGTTGTGATTCTACCCACGTGATTACCCTTACGGAAGAAACCTTCTCTGGTAGTGCTTACATTTTCCCACCCTGCCCTAGTGATCCTGAATCATGGATTGTTTACATCAATACCAATGGAAACGGCGGGCCTTATACGGTGAGTTGGAATGGCAATGTGGTGGTCAACAATACCATTAACAATATTCCAGTTGGCGAACACACAGCGATTGTGACCAGTGCCAACGGCTGTATGTATACCGTTGAATTCACTATACGCCCCTACAACCAACCCTGGTGGGGATTGGTGGCTGGACCAAATTGCAACAACCCTCAATCCGGCGAAATCCGCATCCAAACCGAGCCAACGGATGAAACCCTCAGCTTTAGTCTAGACGGCGTCAACTTCAGTGAAACGCCAATACTTAGTGGGCTCGCCGAAGGAGATTACACCTTGTACGTAAAATATGGCGATCGTTGTGTGGTAACCGAACCCATCACCGTTCCCGGTCCGGAAACTTTCAGCCTGGCTTTGCCCGAAGACCAAACCATCAAATGGGGCGAAAGCCTAGCGATCGAGCCTACCACTGATGTTGGCCCGGGAGCCAGCTACCAATGGACCCCAGGCAGTAGCCTCGATTGTCCGGTCTGTGAGAAGGTGATCGCTCAACCAGAAGAGACGACCCGCTACTTCCTCAAAGTCACCGACCAAAACGGTTGTACCGAGGTGGATGACATACTCGTAAAAGTAGATCGCAGGATTCCCTACTACGTCCCAAATGCGTTTACGCCCAACAATGACGGGCAGAACGACTATTTCACGGTTTACGCCGCAACGGGTGTAGAAGAAGTACAACAAATGATCATCTTCGACCGCTGGGGAGGTGAGGTCTACGTACGCACCAATTTCCCACCTAACCGTGAAGAATTGGGCTGGGACGGTCGTTCGCGTAAGCAACAGGTCTCTCCCGGTGTTTACGTTTACTACATCGAACTGCGACTCAATACTGGTGAGGTGGTCATGGTGAAGGGAGATGTGGCATTGATCAAGTAG
- a CDS encoding dihydrofolate reductase family protein — translation MRKIVYYVASSLDGFIAGPGDDISDFVQQGDGVTQYLEDLQSFDTVIMGRKTYEFGYQYGLIPGQPAYPHMNHFIFSNSLVIEHLHEKVHIKKIDRNFILELKQQEGTDIYLCGGGQFAGWLFNEGLIDQLKIKLNPIILGKGISLFSDVKKTYHLALKDNKSFPSGMQIISYDVLY, via the coding sequence ATGAGAAAAATTGTTTATTACGTCGCAAGTTCATTGGATGGTTTTATTGCGGGACCCGGCGATGATATTAGCGACTTCGTTCAACAGGGTGACGGCGTAACTCAATATCTAGAAGATTTACAAAGCTTTGATACGGTGATCATGGGGCGCAAAACCTATGAATTTGGTTATCAATACGGACTGATTCCCGGACAGCCTGCCTACCCCCACATGAATCATTTCATCTTTTCCAACTCACTTGTTATTGAGCATCTTCACGAAAAGGTTCACATCAAGAAAATAGACAGGAACTTTATTTTGGAACTCAAACAACAAGAAGGCACCGACATTTACCTCTGTGGTGGTGGGCAATTTGCCGGTTGGTTATTTAATGAAGGTTTGATTGACCAATTAAAAATCAAACTGAATCCAATAATTCTAGGAAAAGGGATTTCTCTATTTAGTGATGTTAAGAAAACTTATCACCTTGCTTTGAAAGACAACAAAAGCTTTCCTTCAGGGATGCAGATCATCTCTTATGACGTATTGTATTAA
- a CDS encoding CatB-related O-acetyltransferase has protein sequence MQGPNPNTTFPLANYDRLCFLKNIIKNPNIIVGDYTYYDDFEDVHNFEKNVKYHFDFVGDQLIIGKFCMIASDVTFIMNGANHLTDAVSTYPFAIFGHGWEGAMEGKTYPSKGNTVIGNDVWIGHRATIMPGVTVGDGAIIATNATVTKDVPAYAVVGGNPAKVIKMRFSDAEITRLLELQWWDWPLEKITANLGWLTGKEV, from the coding sequence ATGCAAGGCCCCAATCCCAACACTACCTTCCCACTAGCGAATTACGACCGCCTTTGTTTTTTGAAAAACATTATCAAAAATCCCAACATCATTGTGGGCGATTACACCTATTATGATGATTTTGAAGATGTGCATAATTTTGAAAAAAACGTCAAATATCATTTTGACTTTGTGGGCGACCAGCTGATCATCGGCAAGTTTTGCATGATCGCTTCCGATGTCACCTTCATCATGAACGGCGCCAACCACCTTACGGACGCGGTATCTACCTACCCTTTTGCCATTTTTGGTCACGGCTGGGAAGGAGCTATGGAGGGCAAAACCTACCCTAGCAAAGGAAATACCGTTATTGGAAATGATGTCTGGATTGGACATCGGGCGACCATCATGCCGGGGGTGACGGTGGGTGATGGGGCCATCATTGCTACCAATGCTACCGTCACCAAAGATGTACCTGCTTATGCGGTGGTAGGTGGTAATCCCGCCAAGGTGATCAAAATGCGGTTCTCTGACGCAGAGATCACTCGCCTATTGGAGCTACAATGGTGGGATTGGCCGCTGGAGAAGATCACCGCTAATTTGGGGTGGTTGACGGGGAAGGAGGTCTAA
- a CDS encoding AraC family transcriptional regulator ligand-binding domain-containing protein produces the protein MAFNGRFVLNVAAFAARQGADYEHLIALSGQSEATLSTPECVLSREVYNTILEAAIAKTEDPCLGLHMGEGLSLSAAGLIGQITQTSATVKQALEYCCEFANLGCSELPMQLEKEGAYYKVLLQQNKLWEQQSPLAYRHTVEGVLVFTLREFQALTLRLYHPTAIHVPWAEGPALSEYQRIFKCPLIFRKGEIAIVLHQSQVEQRISTYDFGLLRILVAHAEQKSAQLSQKTGFANTVRQSMLQLAQADFPNVEQVAHYLNVSPRTLQRRLKEENYTYKQLLKELRQDFALSYLRRSDIGISEVAYLLNYASTSAFSRAFKAWQGVGPEAWREEHAA, from the coding sequence ATGGCATTTAATGGAAGATTTGTACTCAATGTAGCCGCCTTTGCCGCTCGGCAGGGAGCAGATTATGAGCACTTGATTGCCCTGAGCGGGCAATCAGAGGCTACTTTAAGCACCCCTGAATGTGTCTTGAGCAGGGAGGTTTATAATACCATTCTTGAAGCAGCAATTGCCAAAACGGAAGATCCCTGCCTCGGACTTCACATGGGAGAGGGCTTGAGCCTTTCGGCAGCGGGTCTCATCGGGCAGATTACCCAAACCAGCGCAACCGTAAAACAGGCCTTGGAGTACTGCTGCGAGTTTGCTAATCTGGGGTGCAGCGAACTGCCCATGCAGCTGGAAAAAGAAGGTGCTTACTACAAGGTTTTACTTCAGCAGAATAAGCTTTGGGAGCAGCAATCTCCGCTTGCTTATCGTCATACGGTAGAAGGGGTACTGGTCTTCACACTGCGCGAGTTCCAGGCACTCACCCTACGGCTGTATCATCCGACAGCTATTCACGTTCCCTGGGCAGAAGGGCCTGCATTATCCGAATACCAGCGTATCTTTAAATGTCCTCTGATTTTCAGAAAAGGAGAGATTGCCATCGTTCTTCATCAGTCTCAGGTGGAGCAACGCATTTCTACGTATGATTTTGGATTACTCCGCATCTTGGTAGCGCACGCCGAACAGAAATCTGCCCAGCTAAGCCAAAAAACGGGTTTCGCAAACACCGTCCGACAGTCGATGCTCCAGCTCGCTCAAGCTGATTTTCCCAATGTGGAGCAGGTGGCCCACTACTTGAATGTAAGCCCTCGTACCCTCCAGCGCCGGTTGAAGGAAGAAAACTACACTTACAAACAACTCCTCAAAGAATTGCGGCAGGATTTTGCGCTAAGCTATCTTCGGCGCTCAGACATTGGTATTAGTGAGGTCGCTTATTTACTCAATTACGCAAGTACCAGTGCTTTCTCGCGGGCTTTCAAAGCTTGGCAAGGTGTAGGTCCTGAGGCGTGGAGGGAAGAGCATGCTGCTTGA
- a CDS encoding SRPBCC family protein, with protein sequence MKTISTSILIDAPIASVWAILMNQEAYPQWNPFIQQLKGDLASGNTIEAIIQPPGQKAMRFTPLVKVNQPEQEFRWLGHLFFPGIFDGEHYFLLEDIGGKQTKFIHGEQFRGLFAGLILRLIGESTKAGFVAMNEALKARAETLSSDQK encoded by the coding sequence ATGAAAACCATCAGCACTTCTATCCTAATCGACGCCCCCATTGCTAGTGTTTGGGCGATATTGATGAATCAGGAAGCTTACCCTCAGTGGAATCCATTTATTCAGCAACTCAAGGGTGATCTTGCCTCTGGCAATACCATTGAAGCCATCATCCAGCCCCCGGGGCAAAAGGCAATGCGCTTTACCCCGCTCGTGAAGGTGAACCAGCCAGAGCAAGAGTTTCGCTGGCTGGGTCATCTCTTTTTTCCTGGCATCTTTGACGGAGAGCATTACTTTTTGCTAGAGGATATCGGCGGAAAGCAGACGAAATTCATCCACGGCGAGCAGTTTCGTGGGCTATTTGCTGGTCTTATCCTTAGATTGATTGGGGAGAGTACCAAGGCAGGGTTTGTAGCAATGAACGAGGCGCTGAAGGCACGAGCAGAAACACTTAGTAGCGACCAAAAATAG
- a CDS encoding DUF819 domain-containing protein yields the protein MQAPLAILAILALNIVISEWLNRHTILRYLGTTLLVILLTAVVANLGIIPSATQGSVLYDGIFHYVAPISIFFLLLGVNLSELKKAGLPMLFMFVIGSLCTAIGAVFAVWLVGGSSALGESYRALAGMMTGTYTGGSVNFNAIAIEYNMMEEGNLYAGTVAVDNILTALWMIATLLISKLLQSWWPRQQLTGQTPLTAAEITAIQSEDENIDPMQLGLLLALGAGTLWVADALTQLLANYGLSVPSILILTTIALVLAQIPAIQRISGAKLLGLFFVYLFLAVIGAFCELAALGEIGEMALTITIFTTSIVLVHGLLIFLLGGLFKQDWDLVSIASQANVGGASSAMALAKSLHRTDLILPSILVGTLGSGLGTYIGFFVAEVLL from the coding sequence ATGCAAGCTCCCCTCGCTATTCTCGCCATTTTAGCCTTGAATATTGTCATCAGCGAATGGCTCAACAGGCATACCATTCTACGGTATTTAGGTACTACCTTATTGGTCATCTTACTCACGGCGGTAGTGGCTAATTTAGGGATCATCCCTTCTGCTACGCAGGGGTCTGTCTTGTACGACGGCATCTTTCACTACGTTGCGCCTATCTCTATTTTCTTTCTTTTATTAGGTGTCAATTTGAGTGAACTCAAGAAAGCGGGTTTGCCCATGTTGTTCATGTTTGTCATCGGTTCCCTGTGTACGGCTATCGGGGCGGTTTTCGCGGTCTGGTTGGTAGGTGGGAGCAGCGCCTTGGGTGAGAGCTATCGCGCCCTGGCGGGCATGATGACGGGCACTTACACGGGCGGTAGCGTAAATTTCAACGCCATCGCCATCGAATACAACATGATGGAAGAAGGCAACCTCTACGCCGGCACCGTAGCGGTAGATAATATCCTCACCGCCCTTTGGATGATCGCTACGCTCCTGATTTCCAAACTGCTTCAAAGCTGGTGGCCACGTCAACAACTTACTGGCCAGACGCCGCTTACGGCCGCAGAAATTACCGCCATCCAAAGTGAAGACGAAAACATAGATCCCATGCAATTGGGCTTGTTACTTGCCCTGGGGGCGGGCACCTTGTGGGTGGCTGATGCGCTCACCCAGCTGCTGGCTAATTATGGCCTATCGGTTCCATCTATTCTCATCCTTACGACCATTGCCTTGGTTTTAGCACAAATCCCTGCCATTCAAAGGATCAGCGGAGCCAAGCTTTTGGGGTTGTTTTTCGTTTATCTCTTCTTGGCGGTGATCGGCGCTTTTTGCGAGCTGGCCGCCCTGGGCGAGATCGGCGAAATGGCCCTCACCATCACTATTTTTACCACCAGCATTGTCTTGGTACATGGCCTGCTCATTTTCCTACTTGGCGGCTTGTTCAAGCAAGACTGGGACCTGGTGTCCATCGCCAGCCAGGCCAATGTCGGAGGGGCATCTTCCGCCATGGCTTTGGCCAAAAGCCTCCATCGTACCGACCTTATTCTGCCTTCTATCCTGGTGGGTACGCTCGGTTCAGGACTAGGCACTTACATCGGTTTCTTTGTGGCGGAGGTGCTGCTTTAA
- a CDS encoding SRPBCC domain-containing protein, translating into MPSIHHLLTIEASAERVFKAITTPEGLCSWWTTEAAGQPTLGAEYQFFFTKDSDWRAKVVEITTPLQISWQMTQADADWTPTQIHFQLKEGEDGITTLRFAHTSWDKINDHFRRTSFCWAIYLEALRKVVERGR; encoded by the coding sequence ATGCCAAGCATTCACCATCTCCTAACCATCGAGGCCTCCGCTGAGCGTGTTTTTAAAGCCATCACCACCCCGGAAGGATTGTGCTCCTGGTGGACCACAGAAGCCGCCGGGCAGCCCACACTGGGTGCAGAATACCAGTTTTTCTTTACCAAAGATTCCGACTGGCGTGCAAAGGTCGTTGAGATCACAACACCCCTGCAAATAAGCTGGCAAATGACCCAGGCAGACGCTGACTGGACGCCTACCCAAATCCATTTTCAACTCAAGGAAGGGGAAGATGGCATTACCACCCTGCGATTTGCCCATACCAGCTGGGATAAAATCAACGACCATTTTCGCCGAACCAGCTTTTGCTGGGCAATCTATTTAGAGGCACTCCGAAAGGTGGTGGAAAGGGGGAGGTAA